GTTACCGCCAAAAGATTGTATGATGTTGTTGTGCAGCAGCGTGATATTGCCTTCAACGTCTTCGACAAAATGAACCAGCAAATAAAGGAAAGTAATTTTTACGGCTACCCCTGTGCCGAATTTACTTTCGATGGCCGCGACAGTAAAGTTGTAAAACCTAAATGGGCGGCTAAAGGCCATCCATGGGTATGGCGGGCTCGTTTCTGGGGGCATGAGCCGCAAACCGATATTGCCCTGTTAGAGCGCGGTTTCCATATCGTATACTGCGATGTTGCCGAACTGTTAGGCAATAACGAAGCCATTGGTTATTGGAACGATTTTTACAAAATGCTTACCGGTGCAGGTCTGGGTAAGAAAGCCGTATTAGAAGGGATGAGCAGGGGTGGTATTTACATGTACAACTGGGCGGCGGTTAACCCCAACAAAGTATCGGCGACTTACGCTGATAACGCCTTGCTCGACCTGAAATATTGGCCCGATTCGGCTACCCTCAAAAAAGATTTCAATTTGAACAGGGCTTCGGATATCGGCTCGCTAAAAGTAAGCCCGATAGATCAGGTGGAACAAATTGTAAAAGGTGGCTTCCCGATGCTACACCTTTCGGCTGATGATGACGAAGCTGTTGACCCTTCAAAAAATACATTGCTGTTTGAACAAAAAGTGAATGCGCTGGGCGGGTCTATAACCGTAATTCACAAGCCCGGTTTTAAGCATCACCCGCATAGTTTACCTAACCCAACACCCATTGTTGATTTTATTTTGAACGCTACGGGCTATGCTATACCCGCTCCAAATTAATATGAAATTGTTACAGTACACTAAGTAATAGCTTACTAACTTATTGACGCTTAAATGCCTGCGTTTTGTTTGGTTTATGGCTAATGGTTGATGGTTTTTAGCCGGTTAAATTTTA
The sequence above is a segment of the Mucilaginibacter celer genome. Coding sequences within it:
- a CDS encoding GDSL-type esterase/lipase family protein, coding for MKNIINILIALCLVLPAKAVKRITCIGASITYGATLPNPATQSYPAQLQKLLGNGYEVSNFGVSSATLLRRGDLSYWSTDAYQKALKSNPDMVFIDLGGNDAKAVNRVHLDEYEKDYHDLIRSFAQLPSHPRIVLLLPIPSFQKDTNQIYDKVIVNSIIPKLRNVAYDEHLELIDLHSLFVNHEDWMPDKIHPNLEGTAVTAKRLYDVVVQQRDIAFNVFDKMNQQIKESNFYGYPCAEFTFDGRDSKVVKPKWAAKGHPWVWRARFWGHEPQTDIALLERGFHIVYCDVAELLGNNEAIGYWNDFYKMLTGAGLGKKAVLEGMSRGGIYMYNWAAVNPNKVSATYADNALLDLKYWPDSATLKKDFNLNRASDIGSLKVSPIDQVEQIVKGGFPMLHLSADDDEAVDPSKNTLLFEQKVNALGGSITVIHKPGFKHHPHSLPNPTPIVDFILNATGYAIPAPN